The DNA segment CGGGAGCAGGCCCGCTGCCTGCGGCACAGGCTGGCCGGGGCAGAGATCAGCGCCCTATACTGCAGCGACCTTTCCCGTTCCCGGCAAACCGCCGAAATTATTGCCGACGGCAGCAATGCGGCCGTGCTGCCTCGGGAAGAGCTGCGGGAAATCAGCCTGGGCGAATGGGAAGGCCAGACTTTTGACTCTATTGCCCGGCGTTTCCCGGAGAGTTTAAGGCCCGTGGCGCGGATATCGGCGGCTGCCGCGTTCCCGGCGGCGAAAGTTTTGCCGACTGCAGCCGGCGGGTGACCGCTGCCTTTCATGATATTTTACAGTCTTCCGCCGGTCATATTGCCATCGCCGGCCATGCAGGGGTCAATCGCCTGATTTTATGCCATGTTTTGGGGATTCCTCTGGCCAATCTGTTTCGCATCGGTCAGGATTACGGCTGTCTCAATATCATCCGGAGCAGCGGTTCGGGGTATCAGGTCCAATTGGTGAATGTTAGCGCAGGTACTGATAAAAAAACGACGGGAGGGATGCCTAATGTCCGATGAGATGGCCCGCATGACCCAATTGCACCTGCAGGGGTTTCATTGCAGCCAGATCCTCCTGATCCTGGGACTGGAACGGCAGGGGGGGAGCAATCCCGGCTTAATCCGGGCCATGAATGGATTGGCCGGGGGTTTAGGGTTTACCGGCAAAAATTGCGGCGCTCTGACTGGGGCGGTTTGCCTTTTAGGCCTGTATGCGGGAAGAGGGAAACTGGAAGAAAAGGAAGACCGGATGCTGAATGTGATGATTGAGGAGCTGGCGATATGGTTTGAAGAAAAATTCGGCAAGGAATATGGCGGCATTGACTGCCGGACTATTTTGAACGATGATCCCTGGAACCGGATGACCCGCTGCCCGGCTATGGTCAGCGAGACATATTTTAAAGCTATGGAACTTCTGGAGTATAACGGATTTGTCGCTAAGACCGACACGGGTGAGGCAATGATCTGATTCGAATCGAGGAGCTCGCTCCATTAGCCATAAAGAGGAACCAATCAGATAAGTACAGAAATTATGCAGGAAGGGGGCTACTTGCAGCCTTCATCCTTCTGTTCCTAAGAAGGCAGGAATTCATAACGGGGAGAGAGGGGACGACGGTTATGTTCGAAAAGTTGCTGTCTGTCGTAAATGAGGGACGTATGTCGGATATTATAACGGTGATTGACAGTTCACCGGATCATCGAAAATACATCGGGAAGATGCTGCTTCTGCATTCTAATGGGCATATGGAAGGCGAACTGGATGAGGCGGCAGCCGGCAAGATTGCCGAAACAGTCCGGGCAATGGCTTGGACTAAGCCTGTCACTTTTACTGTCAGCGACACAGCCGGCGGGCATTATCGGCTTTTTTGGGACAGAGTCGAAAGCGAGGCGCGGGCCATTGTTCTGGGCGGTGGGCACATTAGCCAGCCTCTGGTGCAGATGCTGTCCATGTTGGATTTTAATGTGACTGTAATTGATGACCGCCCTGAATTCGCCAATCCCTCACGGTTCCCCGGCGCCCGGCTGGTCATCTGCGACAACTTTCAAAAAGCCCTGGCCGGTTTGAAAATTGATGCGGCAACCTCTGTCATGATTGTCACCAGAGGTCACAGGTATGATCTGGAGTGCCTGCGGGCTACCGTAAACAGCAAGGCCTTTTATCTGGGGATGATCGGCAGCCAAAGGCGGGTCCGGGAGGTGCTGTCCCTCATAGAGGGAGAAGGCGTTTCCAAAGAGCTTCTTCAGAGACTGCGGTCCCCTGTCGGCCTGGATATCAAAGCCCAGACCCCCGCAGAAATCGCCGTCAGCATTGTGGCGGAACTGATCATGACTTATCGCGGCGGCGGGTCAGGCCGCCCTTTGAGCAGGAAAAAGGGGGAATAATGCCATGGATCAGACCATGTTAGAACAAATCTGCCACCGGAAAAAAAACGGTGAACGTTTCGCTCTGGTTACTGTTGTGGATACCCGCGGCTCCACCCCCGCAAGGCCGGCAGCAAGATGCTGGTACTGCCGGACGGCCGCTGCATCGGGACCATCGGCGGCGGCTGCGGTGAAGCCGATGCCAGGCTGCAGGCATTAATGGCGCTGGATGACAATCAATCCGGGCTGTATACCGTGAATCTCTTGAATGAGGTGGCTGCTGACGAAGGAATGGTGTGCGGCGGGACGATGGAATTATTTATCCAAGTAGTTTAGTTGAAAATGTGGCCTGCAGCTTTTTCTTGGGCTGTGGGCTGTTTAATTACAGTTGAGGCAGGATTTTGCATTTTTTTACGGGAACTATATAAGCAGATATTTTATTTGGAGCGGATGCAAAGACATGAAGGGGATGGAGTGCCGCATTGGCATTGCGCTTGCCGGTATCGGCAAGCGCTACAAAGACCGGGAGTTGTTCCGGGATCTGAATCTTGCCGTCGAACCGGGGGATTGCCTGACAGTCACCGGCAGCAACGGTTCAGGCAAGTCCACACTATTAAAAGTCATGGCCGGGCTGCTTAAGGCTTCAGAGGGAAAGGTTTCTTATTCCCGGAACGGGCAAGACTTGAATCGGGATGAATGGTTTGAATACTTTGGCATGGTTTCGCCGGAAGTGGTCATGTATCAGCATTTGACCGGCGAGGAGAACGTAGGATTTTTCTGCCGGACACGGGGCCTGTCCGTGAGCGCCGGCGAAATCGCCGCCTGCTGCCGGACAGCAGGTCTGGTCCGGGCAGCGTCAAACCGGGTGCACACTTACTCCACCGGCATGAAACAGCGGCTAAAGTTCGCCGTGCTGCTGGCAGTGAACCCGGCTTGCTGGATTTTGGACGAGCCCTCCTCCAATCTTGACGGCGAGGGCAGGGTCTGGCTGAGGCAATTGGTACATTCCGTCCTCAGCCGGGAAAAGACCGTCATTCTCGCCACCAATGAGCCAGCGGAGGTAGAATATGCCACAAAATCTATTACTCTGGGCTAGAGCAATCCAGGCAGTCTTAAAGAAAGACGCCCTGGGCGAATACCGTTCCCGTTATATCTTTGCTTCCCTTGGCATGTTTACTCTGATTACCCTTTCCAGTATCAGCATGAGTCTCGGCGGCGCCGACTTGCCGGCCTCCCTTTTGGCGGCTCTGTTTTGGGTGATACTGTTTTTTTCGGCCATGTCCGGTCTGTCCCGGGTATTTGTCCAGGAACAGGATGCGGGAACGCTGGTTGCGCTATGTATCTATGCGGGGGCCCAGGCAGTGTTGTTTGGAAAATTGCTGTTTAACCTGATTTTGCTGACCGGGCTGCTGTTTATCATCGTGCCTTTATTTATTTTATTTTTCAACGTTCAGGTCTGGCATTGGGGTGAGTTCGCGGCTGTGACTCTCCTGGGCGTTGCCGGACTGGCTTCGGTTTCGACTCTCACCGCCGCATTGGTGACGCCGGCCAAAGGCAAAGGGACTCTCTTTACCGTCCTGACCTTTCCCTTGCTTTTGCCCCAGTTTCTGGCGGCCATTCAGGCGACGAAGCAGGTATTTTCCCAGGTGACGGTTGATACGGCATACTATGGATTTATGTTGGGATATGACGTCAGTGTGATCGCTGCCGCAACGATTTTGTTTGATTATCTGTGGCGGGAATAGGGAGGAATATTATGTGGCGTTATGGTTTGGCAATCTGGACGGCTGTTGTAATCTGGGCAGTATTTTATCTGGTGCCTCCTGCCGAAGGGCTGGGAGAACTGGTGCGAATCGCCTATTTTCATATTCCTGTAGCCTGGGTGTCGGTGCTGGCCTTTTTTGCGGCAGCATGGTGGGCCTGCCGGTATTTAAAGAGCGGTGAGGGGCAGGATGACCAAAAAAGCGCTGCCGCGGCTTTGCTGGGTTTTGTATTTTGCCTTCTGGCCACGGTCAGCGGCGCCGTATTCGCCAAACTGACCTGGGGCGCCTATTGGAACTGGGACCCCCGGCAGACGACGATTTTTGTTCTGCTCCTGATTTATGGGGCATATCTCGTCCTGCGGGCTTCCCTGGAAGATGAGGACGTCCGGGCCAGGATATCCTCGGTCTATGCGCTGCTGTCAGTGGTTACAGTGCCGTTTTTGGTATTTGTCATTCCACGGTTCTATGCTTCGCTGCATCCGGAGCCCATTATTAATCGCGCGGGTAATTTGGACATGGACCCGGTCATGCTGTACGTGCTGCTGGCTGCGGTGATCGCCTGCAGCGGTATCTTTTTCTGGCTGGTATCCCTGATTGCGTCAA comes from the Acetonema longum DSM 6540 genome and includes:
- a CDS encoding DVU_1555 family C-GCAxxG-C-C protein produces the protein MSDEMARMTQLHLQGFHCSQILLILGLERQGGSNPGLIRAMNGLAGGLGFTGKNCGALTGAVCLLGLYAGRGKLEEKEDRMLNVMIEELAIWFEEKFGKEYGGIDCRTILNDDPWNRMTRCPAMVSETYFKAMELLEYNGFVAKTDTGEAMI
- a CDS encoding ABC transporter ATP-binding protein; protein product: MKGMECRIGIALAGIGKRYKDRELFRDLNLAVEPGDCLTVTGSNGSGKSTLLKVMAGLLKASEGKVSYSRNGQDLNRDEWFEYFGMVSPEVVMYQHLTGEENVGFFCRTRGLSVSAGEIAACCRTAGLVRAASNRVHTYSTGMKQRLKFAVLLAVNPACWILDEPSSNLDGEGRVWLRQLVHSVLSREKTVILATNEPAEVEYATKSITLG
- a CDS encoding heme exporter protein CcmB, with translation MPQNLLLWARAIQAVLKKDALGEYRSRYIFASLGMFTLITLSSISMSLGGADLPASLLAALFWVILFFSAMSGLSRVFVQEQDAGTLVALCIYAGAQAVLFGKLLFNLILLTGLLFIIVPLFILFFNVQVWHWGEFAAVTLLGVAGLASVSTLTAALVTPAKGKGTLFTVLTFPLLLPQFLAAIQATKQVFSQVTVDTAYYGFMLGYDVSVIAAATILFDYLWRE
- a CDS encoding XdhC family protein, giving the protein MFEKLLSVVNEGRMSDIITVIDSSPDHRKYIGKMLLLHSNGHMEGELDEAAAGKIAETVRAMAWTKPVTFTVSDTAGGHYRLFWDRVESEARAIVLGGGHISQPLVQMLSMLDFNVTVIDDRPEFANPSRFPGARLVICDNFQKALAGLKIDAATSVMIVTRGHRYDLECLRATVNSKAFYLGMIGSQRRVREVLSLIEGEGVSKELLQRLRSPVGLDIKAQTPAEIAVSIVAELIMTYRGGGSGRPLSRKKGE
- the ccsA gene encoding cytochrome c biogenesis protein — encoded protein: MWRYGLAIWTAVVIWAVFYLVPPAEGLGELVRIAYFHIPVAWVSVLAFFAAAWWACRYLKSGEGQDDQKSAAAALLGFVFCLLATVSGAVFAKLTWGAYWNWDPRQTTIFVLLLIYGAYLVLRASLEDEDVRARISSVYALLSVVTVPFLVFVIPRFYASLHPEPIINRAGNLDMDPVMLYVLLAAVIACSGIFFWLVSLIASKQKLSAVKVKGRLEG